From Panicum hallii strain FIL2 chromosome 2, PHallii_v3.1, whole genome shotgun sequence, a single genomic window includes:
- the LOC112882772 gene encoding uncharacterized protein LOC112882772: protein MATASLSAVASPLPVAGLRKPLGAAAASFQPLQPRARPAARMAVRASASMKEKAAAGLTAAAAAAALVLPDVAEAAQSGLTPSLKNFLLSIVSGGVVLVAIVGAVVAVSNFDPVKRA from the coding sequence ATGGCCACCGCGTCTCTGTCCGCCGTCGCGTCGCCGCTGCCCGTCGCCGGGCTGAGGAAGCCGCTCGGAGCCGCGGCGGCATCGTTCCAGCCCCTGCAGCCGAGGGCGAGGCCGGCAGCCAGGATGGCCGTGCGGGCGTCGGCGTCCATGAAGGAGAAGGCCGCGGCCGGGCTgaccgccgcggccgcggcggcggcgctggtgctgCCTGACGTCGCGGAGGCCGCGCAGTCCGGGCTGACGCCGTCGCTCAAGAACTTCCTGCTCAGCATCGTGTCCGGCGGGGTCGTGCTCGTGGCCATCGtcggcgccgtcgtcgccgtcTCCAACTTCGACCCCGTCAAGCGGGCCTGA
- the LOC112881607 gene encoding F-box/kelch-repeat protein SKIP6-like isoform X1: MSTELTSPPQPPELIRGNLIPVLPDDLAVYCIALLPRAAHPSLALVSRAFHALLCRHPEPLLAARRALRLSDSHILLSLRAPSSASLLFFLLLPHPGWPPLPLPSPPVPVSSSSSVATDGSRLFLVGGSVAGVPASSVQILDPRARSWSIGPRLSSTREFAAAVAHSGVLFVAGGCVPSSPFWAEALDLSAPNAKWKTVASPVHLREKWMHGCASLAGKVLAVGDRGGLAYDPAAPPAEAWAPVSPVLDMGWKGRAAVVGAILYSYDYLGQVKGYDPDTDSWSTVEGLERELPRFLCGATLANVGGLLYLVWEGKWKEKGKGKGKEEVSSMVVWEGKSKEKGKGKVKEEVSSMVVIEWAGIEVTRVEEGRLRGKVVSRDTALFPDMPRGSTITHCIALEL; encoded by the coding sequence ATGTCCACCGAACTCACCTCCCCACCACAACCGCCGGAATTGATCCGCGGGAACCTCATCCCTGTGCTCCCCGACGACTTGGCCGTATACTGCATAGCCCTCCTGCCGCGCGCTGCGCACCCATCCCTCGCCCTCGTCTCCCGAGCTTTCCACGCCCTCCTGTGCCGCCACCCagagcccctcctcgccgcgcgccgcgccctccGTCTCTCCGACTCCCACATCCTCCTCTCCCTCCGGGCGCCCTCCTCCGCgtccctcctcttcttcctcttgctCCCGCATCCCGGGTGGCCCCCTCTTCCCCTTCCCTCCCCACCCGTCCCCGTCTCGTCCTCCTCGTCGGTCGCCACCGACGGGAGCCGGCTCTTCCTAGTCGGCGGATCCGTCGCCGGGGTCCCTGCTTCGTCTGTGCAAATATTGGACCCCCGGGCCAGATCCTGGTCCATCGGCCCGCGTCTGTCCTCTACGCGGGAGTTCGCCGCGGCCGTCGCGCACTCCGGTGTACTGTTCGTCGCCGGCGGGTGCGTTCCCTCGTCCCCCTTCTGGGCCGAGGCTCTCGACCTCTCCGCACCGAACGCGAAATGGAAAACTGTCGCCAGCCCGGTCCACCTCCGTGAGAAGTGGATGCACGGCTGCGCGTCTCTAGCCGGGAAGGTCCTTGCGGTGGGGGACCGCGGCGGCTTAGCCTACGATCCGGCGGCGCCACCTGCGGAGGCGTGGGCGCCGGTCTCGCCGGTGCTTGACATGGGGTGGAAGGGCCGTGCTGCCGTGGTTGGCGCAATCCTGTATTCTTACGATTACTTGGGGCAGGTCAAAGGCTATGATCCGGACACTGATTCGTGGAGCACAGTGGAGGGGTTGGAGAGGGAGCTGCCAAGGTTCTTGTGCGGCGCCACACTTGCCAATGTTGGAGGATTGCTAtacttggtttgggaagggaaatggaaagaaaaaggaaaaggaaaaggtaAGGAGGAAGTGAGTAGCATGGTGGTTTGGGAAGGGAAAtcgaaagaaaaaggaaaaggaaaagttAAGGAGGAAGTGAGTAGCATGGTGGTGATTGAATGGGCCGGCATTGAGGTTACAAGGGTGGAAGAGGGGCGGCTAAGAGGAAAAGTGGTCTCTAGGGACACTGCTCTATTCCCGGACATGCCAAGAGGGTCAACGATCACGCATTGTATTGCGTTGGAGTTGTGA
- the LOC112881609 gene encoding uncharacterized protein LOC112881609 gives MMRGGGGDEYHQQQYYGPRGAPHGLLMAVVLGLLVAGPLFMGDGGEAITGAVAELLGPMGLLLLPVGLIIVIRVLSSDRGAAALADVFALGGSPDSVHRLGGSPVGVALALMLIVVLLYYRTSLFGGDGGDDE, from the coding sequence ATgatgaggggcggcggcggcgacgagtaCCACCAGCAGCAGTACTACGGCCCGCGCGGGGCGCCGCACGGGCTGCTCATGGCGGTGGTTCTGGGGCTCCTGGTGGCGGGGCCGCTCTTCATGGGCGACGGCGGGGAGGCCATCACGGGCGCCGTCGCGGAGCTCCTCGGCCCCATGGGGCTCCTGCTGCTCCCCGTCGGCCTCATCATCGTCATCCGCGTCCTCTCCTCCGAccgaggcgccgccgcgctcgccgaTGTCTTCGCCCTCGGGGGCTCGCCGGACTCCGTCCACCGCCTCGGGGGGTCGCCCGTCGGGGTCGCGCTCGCGCTCATGCTCATCGTCGTCCTGCTCTACTACAGGACGTCGCTCTTCGGCGGCGACGGTGGCGACGACGAGTAG
- the LOC112881607 gene encoding F-box/kelch-repeat protein SKIP6-like isoform X2: MSTELTSPPQPPELIRGNLIPVLPDDLAVYCIALLPRAAHPSLALVSRAFHALLCRHPEPLLAARRALRLSDSHILLSLRAPSSASLLFFLLLPHPGWPPLPLPSPPVPVSSSSSVATDGSRLFLVGGSVAGVPASSVQILDPRARSWSIGPRLSSTREFAAAVAHSGVLFVAGGCVPSSPFWAEALDLSAPNAKWKTVASPVHLREKWMHGCASLAGKVLAVGDRGGLAYDPAAPPAEAWAPVSPVLDMGWKGRAAVVGAILYSYDYLGQVKGYDPDTDSWSTVEGLERELPRFLCGATLANVGGLLYLVWEGKWKEKGKGKVKEEVSSMVVIEWAGIEVTRVEEGRLRGKVVSRDTALFPDMPRGSTITHCIALEL; this comes from the exons ATGTCCACCGAACTCACCTCCCCACCACAACCGCCGGAATTGATCCGCGGGAACCTCATCCCTGTGCTCCCCGACGACTTGGCCGTATACTGCATAGCCCTCCTGCCGCGCGCTGCGCACCCATCCCTCGCCCTCGTCTCCCGAGCTTTCCACGCCCTCCTGTGCCGCCACCCagagcccctcctcgccgcgcgccgcgccctccGTCTCTCCGACTCCCACATCCTCCTCTCCCTCCGGGCGCCCTCCTCCGCgtccctcctcttcttcctcttgctCCCGCATCCCGGGTGGCCCCCTCTTCCCCTTCCCTCCCCACCCGTCCCCGTCTCGTCCTCCTCGTCGGTCGCCACCGACGGGAGCCGGCTCTTCCTAGTCGGCGGATCCGTCGCCGGGGTCCCTGCTTCGTCTGTGCAAATATTGGACCCCCGGGCCAGATCCTGGTCCATCGGCCCGCGTCTGTCCTCTACGCGGGAGTTCGCCGCGGCCGTCGCGCACTCCGGTGTACTGTTCGTCGCCGGCGGGTGCGTTCCCTCGTCCCCCTTCTGGGCCGAGGCTCTCGACCTCTCCGCACCGAACGCGAAATGGAAAACTGTCGCCAGCCCGGTCCACCTCCGTGAGAAGTGGATGCACGGCTGCGCGTCTCTAGCCGGGAAGGTCCTTGCGGTGGGGGACCGCGGCGGCTTAGCCTACGATCCGGCGGCGCCACCTGCGGAGGCGTGGGCGCCGGTCTCGCCGGTGCTTGACATGGGGTGGAAGGGCCGTGCTGCCGTGGTTGGCGCAATCCTGTATTCTTACGATTACTTGGGGCAGGTCAAAGGCTATGATCCGGACACTGATTCGTGGAGCACAGTGGAGGGGTTGGAGAGGGAGCTGCCAAGGTTCTTGTGCGGCGCCACACTTGCCAATGTTGGAGGATTGCTAtacttggtttgggaagggaaatggaaagaaaaaggaaaaggaaaag ttAAGGAGGAAGTGAGTAGCATGGTGGTGATTGAATGGGCCGGCATTGAGGTTACAAGGGTGGAAGAGGGGCGGCTAAGAGGAAAAGTGGTCTCTAGGGACACTGCTCTATTCCCGGACATGCCAAGAGGGTCAACGATCACGCATTGTATTGCGTTGGAGTTGTGA
- the LOC112882771 gene encoding universal stress protein PHOS34-like, with protein MAEAKTEPAPAAAAEGGSGENHQQQKTVVVVGVDDSDHSYHALEWTVRHVAAGMAGAADLVIVHAKPSPSSVVSFGGPGAGEAMRYVEADLRKMAEAVVDRARRVCIANSVHALIEVVEGEPRYVLCNAAEKHHADLLVVGSHGYGAIKRAFLGSVSDYCAHHTHCSVMIVKSPRPKC; from the exons ATGGCGGAGGCCAAGACTGAGcctgctccggcggcggcggcggagggcggtTCGGGGGAGAACCACCAGCAGCAGAagacggtggtggtggtcgggGTGGACGACAGCGACCACAGCTACCACGCGCTCGAGTGGACGGTGCGCCACGTCGCGGCCGGCATGGCGGGCGCCGCCGACCTCGTCATCGTCCACGCCAAGCCGTCGCCGTCCTCCGTCGTCAGCTTCGGCGGGCCCG GAGCCGGCGAGGCCATGAGGTACGTGGAGGCCGACCTGCGCAAGATGGCCGAGGCCGTCGTCGACAGGGCGCGCCGCGTCTGCATCGCCAACTCG GTGCACGCTCTGATCGAGGTGGTCGAGGGGGAGCCCAGGTACGTGCTCTGCAACGCGGCCGAGAAGCACCACGCGGACCTGCTCGTCGTCGGCAGCCATGGCTACGGCGCCATCAAGAG GGCTTTCCTGGGGAGCGTGAGCGACTACTGCGCGCACCACACGCACTGCTCCGTCATGATAGTGAAGAGCCCCAGGCCCAAGTGCTGA
- the LOC112879357 gene encoding uncharacterized protein LOC112879357 codes for MAEEKNALQSAREWVVDHKLRAVGTLWLSGIVGSIAYNWSRPGMKTSVKIIHARLHAQALTLAALAGSALVEYYDHQQGSGSKVHQYAKQYLSSDGSSQKE; via the exons ATGGCGGAGGAGAAGAACGCGCTGCAGTCGGCGAGGGAGTGGGTCGTCGACCACAAGCTCCGGGCCGTCG GGACGCTGTGGCTGAGCGGCATCGTGGGTTCCATCGCCTACAACTGGTCCAGGCCGGGCATGAAGACCAGCGTCAAGATCATCCATGCCAG GTTGCATGCTCAGGCTCTGACACTGGCTGCCTTGGCTGGGTCTGCACTGGTGGAGTACTATGATCATCAGCAAGGATCGGGATCAAAGGTTCACCAATATGCAAAGCAGTACCTATCATCTGACGGCAGCTCACAAAAAGAGTAG